The following DNA comes from Rhea pennata isolate bPtePen1 chromosome 22, bPtePen1.pri, whole genome shotgun sequence.
AGGCCTCTGAGCGGTGCTTGCCCACAGCTACTATCACTCTCTCGAGCAGTCTGCATCTATGCCAAACCTAACAGGACCCCCTCAGCCTCATTTCAGAGCATGCAGCATtacctctttcttcctcctcttgatTTTGGAAGCCTTACTGTCTTTCAGCctcttggatttcttttttttctgcacagcaaCTTGTTCTTCTGGGTAAAACTCATCCAGTCCTTCCAGCACCCCATCATCTTCTTCTGAGGACAAAAGGGACAACTTACTCGGATGGATTTCACACATGGGCAGGACACAGCATTCACATTTACCTCCTCAGACGAGCATATCCGAGCAGCTCATCAGGCCCCAAGATGCAGAGCTGCACACCCAAGTGGTAACACAGCCTCCCCCAGACAACCCAGTGCTGCGCACGCAGCAAGCCAGCATCTAATCCCCTACTGCCCCCTCAAGAAAAGCCTTGAGAAACGACTGTACAGGAATACTTGCATTTGTACTTCTCACTGTCAGTTCCTCCCTCCCATTGTGCATAAACTAGTACCAGTGGTTTACGGCAAACAGCATTTTGCCAGAGCAAACAGCTTGCCATGCTTGGCACACACATCTGTGAGCACAGAGAACTCTGTGGTGCTCTGCTGACAGCTGCAGAGATCTCCCTCAGGAACAGGAACAAACCTTCGAGAGGGCTgcaaaaagctgctttcagagaCGTGGTCAGTGGTGGTGTCTTCCAGTGCAGGAGATACAGACTCGTCCAATGACTCCTTTCTTCAGGCCATTTGGGAAGAAAGGAGGCATTTGGAGGCCCTAGACTAGGATTTCCTACAGGaggcaggaacagcagcagcgCACACAGTTATTTAAATTCAGAAGGTACAACTGGACCTGGACAGTCCACTTCTTAGCGGTGAAATGTCGTGTTAGAGGAACAACGCAGGGGACACCTGCCACTGCAGCAGGAGCCCAGGGTCTAACTCTGCAGCCCAGAGCAAAAGGCAGTCTGTTCTTCTCCCCAGTGACCAACCCACAGAAACCCTCAGCCTGGCCTGCTTTGAAACCAGGATCCTTCACGTGAGCTGAGGAACTGTTCCCTGCTGAGACAGGAGCATCAGGATGCCCTAAGGTGCTGCCTGCTATTACTGACTTGGGCCAGTAGGTAATCAGGAAGCATTAAGCTTTTTATCTTTTACCTTTTAGACTTCCAAATAAAGCCCATTAGAACTGATGCAGATAAAGgcaaatgagagagagagaggtagGCTGCATCTCCTCCAGCAACCTCCTCCGCCCACACGCCACGTGCAGAACAAAGATGAAGCCTCGTGCAGAAGGGGCGATGGCACGGTCCACTGGAGGTCTGCCGTGGCTCCACGCTCAGGGCCACGCACGCTCGCTGGCGGCTCCCGCCGCTGGACCACGGCGGCCCGGCCAAGCGCCGCACAGCACAGCTAGCTCAGGGGCCCGGCCCTGCGCCTCATCTCTGCCACTCCCTGCCGGCGCAGAGAAGCCAGGCCTAcgcttttcttttcctgtcatcaTTATCTCCCCAAAAGCAAAGCTATTGCTGACGAGTCCCAGCATTTTGTCAAATTGTCGCATTTCCTTAAAATCTAGTTCAGTATTTGATTCCTTCATTTACTTTCCAAATTTCTAAACTTACATGGTAAAAATAGTTCCATTTCATAAGaccagacattttttttccagcctccAGTGACAGCAGTTTAGGCTCTGCCACGACAAGCACCTTTGCTCCATCTCAGTGGGGCGTGTTGGGAACTGAAGGAGCCACGCAGGCAAGGAGCACACCTCCCCCACCTCCAACAGGACCACACTCATCTCCTCTAAGCAGCATCAGAATGGAGTTCTCAGCATATCACTCACGTGAAGAATGATCTTTGAAAAGCTGCATTGCACCCCCAGCTGTCTTCAGAAAGACAAGGAATGTCATCTTTTAGGGGAATGGGGAAGGCCTAAAGCCCCGTGAGGAAGGATGCGGTGGCAGTTCAGAGGAAGAGCATGCGAGCACCCCACCTCTACCTTTGACTGTTGGGACAACTTGCCAACGCCAAAGGAAATCGCTTAAGCAGGTTCAAGCGCTCCTGCCTGCTCCTCTCACTAAAACACCCCCTTGCTGGAGGCCTCCTCTTCAAGGAGCAGCAATGCACACACGGGGATAAGTCAAAGGTACTACAAATACACTAATCAGGCACAAGAGAAAGAGTCCAGCAGGAGCCAAGCGAGTTGAGAAAAAGCTCTCTGCAGTGCAGACTCTGTATTTCCCTTTGAGTTTATCCCCTTCAACCTAAAAATCAGTGGCACCCACTGAAAGCGCGCTTGGTAATCCGCGGCAAAAACACGCCGCTCTGCAAAGCGCCGAGTACCTCCGCCCgaagagccgccgccgcggtccGCCTGCCGACCGGCGGCGCGCAGCGCGCAGCGGGGCGGACGGCTGCGAGCAGGGGCAGCGAGCGCCGCGCACCCGCCGGCGAGTCCCGGGCGCGCTGCTCGGCGGCAGGCCCTGCAGCGCAgcgctcccgcggccccgccagGCCGGAGGAGCCCCCgagccgccgccccggcccggcccggggcctCGCGGTGGCCACCGGGCTGCCCTTCTCCAAGGGGGGAGGCCCAGGGGcctggccgggcccgccccgcgccccgccgccgccccgcccgtACCGGACACGTCCTCCTCGTTGTCCAGGTCGCCCGGGAGCTCGtcgccggccgccggcccccgcatgccgggcggcgggggaagcgccggcccgggcccgccgggctgcggcagcggcgggcgcggccgctCCGCACCAAGAtggcgccgccccgccccgccccgcgcacgCGCACGCGCAGCCGTGCGGCGCGGTGTcgcgcgcggcgctgcgcggtgTCGCGCGCGGccgtgcggcgcggcgcggccgttacCGCGGCGACGGCGCCAACCACGGCCGGGTAACAACTTTCCCCCACGTTTTATTCAAGGAAACGTAATGTACAAAACATCGGCAAGCGGGCGCGCGTctagtcctcctcctcctcctcctcctcgtcctgGTTGATCTGGAAGTACCGCAGCTCGTAGCTCTCCTTGCTGTTGGCCACCACGCGCAGCCAGTCGCGCAGGTTGTTCTTCTTCAGGTACTTCTTGGTGAGGTACTTGAGGTACCTGCGGGAGGGGAGAGGCGCTCAGCgagggcagcggcgcggcctCTGCCTCGCCGCCTCCCCGCACACGCCGCGGGGCTCGGGGACGCCGCTGGGAGCCAcgcgccgcccccgccgaggcccggccgcggggcccgtCCGCCCCCGCTGCGCCCTCCGAGGCCAAGGCGGCCGCTCCGCGAGCCTCCGGGAAGGTTACAGGCACCCGACCGGGAAAGCAGGCACAGTCAGAACACAGTCAGCTTTCCCTGCTTCAGCAGGCCCAATGTTATCAACTGATTCTCAGCACGACTTATGGCTCAGACCTAAAGCTGGCAGGTGAAGACTGAACTACTAGCAGGTACCTAAGTCCTGGCAACagcaaaagctgaaggaaaaaaaaccaaaaaaacaaaccacccagttcattaaaaagaaaaacaggagcaGACATCTCTTAATTCCCTAAAAAAATCCTGGCCTTTATCCTCTGATCTACAGCATAAAATTGAATTCATCAGAGCAAAATAAAGGGCAGAAGTATTAGGCAATCATAAGAACTGGGCAAACGGCAGAAGTCCAGCAGGATGAAGGCAACACGTAGTAGTGGAATTTAGAGTTTGATAAACAGCCAAGCTTTTCTACATTTGGCAGCCTTGTGGAAGCTGTTGATCCTCCACTGCTTTTCACCTCAGCTCACCTTCCAAGACAGACTTTCAACCATGTCTCTTTCTTAAAGACCACTTAGAAAGAAATTGCCGCTGTGCCCTATTTTGGGCACTGCTGTGCCCAAGCAGCATAAGTTAAAGTCAGCAGGACACAGTACAGCTATGGGCCGAGACACCTCTTCATTGGTTCCAGTGTTGCCTCACGCATCAGGGTTTTACAGAAGAGCTTCCTGTCCGGTGGCTCTGGGAGCCAGTGTTAAAAGACGCTATCTTAGAAGGTTATTCTTACCAAGCCCCACAGCTTGAGAAAATGAGCTACCTTCCAGCGACACGCAGCGTCAAGAAAGCAGGCAGGGGAGTACTCGTGCTCACCAGCTTCACCTGCCATCACAGAGGACCAGAAGTCCTCAGTATCCAAAGATTAGATAAACCGCAGACACCCAGCGCACCTTTCGTAACACCTTCCTGCCAGCCGGACTCAAGGGCACCGTTTTGAGGCCCCAGATCCCTTGCTGACACTGCCGGAACAGGACTACCCGACGTCTGCAGCGGCCGCTGCTATGAGCGGCGGCGTcgcgagcagctgcctgcgaCTTCACGCCACACACTGAACATATGCCGCGTGACGGTGATTCACCCCGCTGCTGGCAGAGGACCACAGCGGCGCGCCAGAGGAACAGGCTGCGCCCCCAGCCTGCCCCGGCCAAACTGCCTGCGGGTGCCCCGTGTCCTTACCTCTTTGAAAAAGGAACCTCTGAAGTAACAGTGATCTTGCTTTTGCTCCTCTCAATGGTCACCACGCCCCCACCCAAGTTACCAGCTTTGCCGTTAACCTTGATTCTTTCCTGCAAGAACTGCTCCTGCAAGAGAAGAGTATGGCTGGTTAGTCAGGGTTGCCGGCTCCCAAGGACCAACGGGCTCCACGGCTTGTTTGACCTGAGCATTTTGACTTTTTGTTAGaactgggaaagagaaagagaaagagcgGTCACATGCggacaaaaagcagagaaaagctttttccttgcAGGTAGGTAAGTTTTGACCCTACAAATATGTCCTATGACTAACCCTGCTGGCTGAAACTGGCCCATTCAAACCTGCACAAAAGTAAGCTTCCAAACTGTGAAAGAActaaattcttttcttatttcactAATATTTCCTGCTTCTTGAGATGACAGTAAAAACACAAGCTGTTTTACAATTCTCAAGGAGCGTTACCCAGAACCCCTTGTTTCAAACTTACACTCCTTGTATAAGGATACAGCTTCATAAGATATCCATCAGAAAGAATTCCGATGCTTACTGCTGTTCTCGCATGCCGTTTCCTAAAGCATAAAAAAACCTAACCTTCCAAGTTATGAACAACAAATATTGTTCaacaggtaaagaaaaaaaacaaaccaactaTAAGTTGTTTACAGAATAATAATCCTCTTATTTACATATGCTGTATTTACATTCATGCTGTTTGCTAAACAGCCTATTAGAACAGTGCGGTTAAATATGACTACTGCTTGAACAGCTGCCTCTTAAGAAGAGAGCACACGCAGAGTAAGACACAAGTTTACTTTCCAAGCAGCGTTCCTGCTTGTCAAATTACATCTTTCAATCCAAGGACACATATTCCTCTTaggcaaaggaataaagttTAGATCAGACACAGCGGCACTTCCTAACCAGAGAGGACCTATCTCAGTTCCTTCTCGCCTCCTCCCCATAAGACATATGGGCAGGTAAGCTCTCGTCACCCTGAGTCAAGGGCTGCAGTAAAAGGGTAgcccttttttttgtttttgatgatGACATAGAACACAGTGGCACTATTTTCAGCCTACTAAGAGCCTGGAaaagcaaaaggggaaaaaaggggggagaagTCAGAGTTCTCCAGATATAGGCTCATGTAGCATCACTTAGTTCAAGCTATCGATGTTAATCTAACCTTTTCAACTGAATAGTTTTTAGGGTACAAGAGGGATCCTATTACTCCTCCCAAAGAGTCAAAGTTTTGAAGAGGTACGAGTAGAACGTGAATCACGTGTTTAGGCTTGCCAGCCAGCCTGTTAGGAGGAGCGCCGCCAGCTCCAGGGTCCAGGCCAGAGGCACCAGCTCCCAGTAGCCTCCAGCACAGCAGAGACtctggttgtttttgttttaaagcacaTCCCAGCAGTGCAAGCACTCCCTGGGATTCGCTCTACAGCGCACAGCCCACCCTGGCAAGGAAGGCAGAGAGCAAGGGCGGCTGGAAAAGCGAGAGCTGGGGCAGGAGGCTCCGGGGCTGCGCTTCCCAGCGGGCTCCGGGGAGCGGAGGGCAGCAGCCCGCCAGGCCGTGGCTCCGGAAAAGCGCCGAAgggcggcggggaggcagcGCCCGCCAGCGGCACTCACGAAGTTGGCGGCGTCCATGATGCCATCCTCCACGGGGTGCGTGCAGTCCAGGGTGAACTTCAGCACCTGCTTCTTCTTCTTGCCGCCTTTCACCGCGGGCTTTTTCTGCGGCGCGGGGAAAGAGAGAGCTGTGAGGATCGGGCTGCGGCGaccggggcgcgcggcggcccggccgaCGGgaagggccgggccgggagggccggggcagggccgggccggcgccccgggaggaggcccgggcccgggggggAGGGCCGCGTTCGGGCCGGGCGGGCCCGGGGGGGAGGGCCGGGCTCGGGCCGGcccgggggaggcggcgggggcggagggccgggctgggggggcgcgggggaggcccgccggcggcgcgcaCTCACCACGGGCGCCATGGTGGCTCCGAcgagaggggagaaaagggagcgccgcgccgcgcgcatGCGCCCAGGCGCCCTCGGGcggccactgcgcatgctccgccggccgcgccgcctgcgcccacgctgccgccgccggccgcgcgcaCATGCCGCAAgcggccgcgcgccgcgcgCAGGTAGCCCAGCCGACTGCCGAGGGCGTCGATGGCTTCCGGCGGACGCCCCGCCCACGCACACCTCTGCCTTCCCCGAGATCGGATAGTCCTGTCTGGCATGCGCAGAAGGGAGCAAAcggggggggccgtgggggcgGTGGGCGGGGCCAAGACACCGCTCCGGGTACGGGAGGGGCTCCGAGGAGGGGGTGGGGGACCGCGCGCATGCGCACACTCCGCACCGCGCCCCTCCCACGCCCCACGCGCTGCATCGCTGCCGTGCGCGGGCGCGCGACCCGCAGCCCCGGGATATCGCTGCCCCGCGTGGGTGCGTGCCCCCCCCGGTGCCctgctgccccgcagccccccgggcatCGCTGCCCCGCGTGGGTGCGTGCCCACCCCGGTGCCctgctgccccgcagccccccgggcatCGCTGCCCCGCGTGGGTGCGTGCCCCCCCCGGTGCCctgctgccccgcagccccccgggcatCGCTGCCCCGCGTGGGTGCGAGCCCCCCCCGGTGCCctgctgccccgcagccccccgggcatCGCTGCCCCGCGTGGGTGCGAGCCCCCCCCGGTGCCctgctgccccgcagccccccgggcatCGCTGCCCCGCGTGGGTGCGAGCCCCCCCCGGTGCCctgctgccccgcagccccccgggcatCGCTGCCCCGCGTGGGTGCGAGCCCCCCCCGGTGCCctgctgccccgcagccccccgggcatCGCTGCCCCGCGTGGGTGCGTGCCCCCCCCGGTGCCctgctgccccgcagccccccgggcatCGCTGCCCCGCGTGGGTGCGAGCCCCCCCCGGTGCCctgctgccccgcagccccccgggcatCGCTGCCCCGCGTGGGTGCGAGCCCCCCCCGGTGCCctgctgccccgcagccccccgggcatCGCTGCCCCGCGTGGGTGCGAGCCCCCCCCGGTGCCctgctgccccgcagccccccgggcatCGCTGCCCCGCGTGGGTGCGTGCCCCCCCCGGTGCCctgctgccccgcagccccccgggcatCGCTGCCCCGCGTGGGTGCGAGCCCCCCCGGTGCCctgctgccccgcagccccccgggcatCGCTGCCCCGCGTGGGTGCGAGCCCCCCCGGTGCCctgctgccccgcagccccccgggcatCGCTGCCCCGCGTGGGTGCGAGCCCCCCCCGGTGCCctgctgccccgcagccccccgggcatCGCTGCCCCGCGTGGGTGCGAGCCCCCCCCGGTGCCctgctgccccgcagccccccgggcatCGCTGCCCCGCGTGGGTGCGTGCCCCCCCCGGTGCCctgctgccccgcagccccccgggcatCGCTGCCCCGCGTGGGTGCGTGCCCCCCCCGGTGCCctgctgccccgcagccccccgggcatCGCTGCCCCGCGTGGGTGCGTGCCCCCCCCGGTGCCctgctgccccgcagccccccgggcatCGCTGCCCCGCGTGGGTGCGAGCCCCCCCCGGTGCCCTGCTGCCCCGCAGGCCCCCGGGCATCGCTGCCCCGCGTGGGTCCCTGCCCACCCCGGTGCCctgctgccccgcagcccccccgggCATCGCTGCCCCGCGTGGGTCCATGCCCCCCCCGGGGCATGGCTGCCCCAGCGTGcggctgccctgcagccatAGCACATTGCTGCCCCGCGTGGGTGCCTGCCCCCCCAatgccccgctgccccgcgtGGGTGCCTGCCCCCCGGTGTCCCGCCGCCCCACAGCCCCGGCGCGCGGCTGCCCTGCCCCCCGGCACCCCCTCGGGCTCtgcccccgcccgcccgggccGAGCGGCAGCAGCCGGCGAGCGCGGCGGTTATTTTTGGGCCGTGGCGTCGCGCCGTCGCCGCGCCGCCCGCATTGCTCTCATtccagcggcgcggcgcggaggcggcggcgaggcgaagggctcggcggcggccggccgccctcggggggccgcgcggcgggcgcagcgcgcccggctccgcgcccgccgaTGGCCGGCGGCATCTTCTCCCCGCTGGGGAGCTGCGCGGCGCTGGAGGCCGCCAGCTGCCACCCGCTGGTGTGCCTGCTCTGCCGCGAGCCCTACCAGCACCCCTGCCTGCTCGACTGCTACCACAACTTCTGCGCCGGCTGCctgcggggccgcgccgccgacGGGCGCCTCGCCTGCCCCCTCTGCGGGTAaggcccgccgcggcgccggcagcgcgccgcccgcccggcccgaCGCCGGAGCCGCGGAGGGCGCGCGGGCGCGAACGGCGGCGcagccggcgggcgggcgcctgCGGGTGCAGACGCCCGGCCGCGTGCTCGTGCGTGCGCACGCGTGTGCGCGGGTGCAAGCACACGGGCACGCGGgcgcgcgggcgccggcgggtgCAAGCCGGTGAGCGCACGTGCCTGCACGCGCGTGTGTTCCTGCAGGTGCAAACCCAGCTGCGtgctcgtgtgtgtgtgtgtgtgcacacgctGCACGTGCAGGTGCTCGCACGCGAGCGCAGGTGCACGCGTGTGTGCGGGTGCACGTGCAcgtgcccgcccgcccgcgcgcaGCAGGCCACCGCGGTGACGCGGCGCCCGCAGGCACCCGTCGGTggtgcggggcggcggcgggctgcccCCCGTGGACCGGCTGCTGCAGTTCCTGGTGGACGGCGCGGCGGAGGGCGAGGAGGAGGCGCAGTGCGCCAACTGCGACCTGCGCTGCGCCAAGGCGGTGAgcgcgcgccggcggcgcggcacggcacggcgcggcgcggggagccgcctgcccgcccgccgcgaCGCCGCGCTCTGCCCGCGCAGGACCTCGACGCCATGTACTTCTGCAACACGTGCAGCCAGCCGCTGTGCGCCCCGTGCCGCGAGGAGACCCACCGCGCCCGCATGTTCGCCCGGCACGACGTCGTCGCCCTGGCCAAGCGCACCAAGGACGTGCACAAGAAGTGCCGTGAGTGGTggtggcggcgcggcggcgcggcggcggcggcgcggccccgctcaCGCGGCGCCTCCCCTGCAGCGCTCCACGAGGAGCCCTACATCATGTTCTCCACCGAGAAGAAGTCCATGCTGTGCATCAACTGCTTCCGCGACATGCAGGGGTAggcggcgcgcggccggcgccggcgcccgcgccggAGCCCGCGCCGTGCTcacgccgcccgcccgcccgcagggAGAGCCGCGCGCACTGCATCGACATCGAGACGGCGTACGTGCAGGGCTGCGAGAAGCTCGACCAGGCCGTCATGGtaggcgggggccggcgggcgccggcggtgccgggagctgccgccgccgccgcgccgtgcagccgcccgcctgcccgcccAGGCCGTCAAGGAGCTGCAGACGGCCACGCGCGAGGCCATCGTCCTGCTCAAGGCCATGATCGAGGAGGTGCGCAACAGCGCCAGCGAGGAGGAGACCGCCATCAGCTCCCTCTTCAGCAGCATGcaggtgcggcggcggcggtggcggcggcagACCTGCGGCACGGCCGCTGTGCACGCAGCGGGGCCGGAGCGCGCAGCGGGGACGGGGTGCGCGGCGTCGCCACAGCGCACGTAGCACGGCCCTGGTGCACGCAGAGCAGCTGCGGTGCGCAGCGTGGCCGGGGCGCGTGGCACAGCCGGGCTACGTGGCACAGCCGGGGTGCACGGTGCGGCTGCGGTGCTCTGCGTGACCAGGGCGCGTGGCACAGCCGG
Coding sequences within:
- the RPL22 gene encoding large ribosomal subunit protein eL22, translated to MRSGRPRAPGRMRAARRSLFSPLVGATMAPVKKPAVKGGKKKKQVLKFTLDCTHPVEDGIMDAANFEQFLQERIKVNGKAGNLGGGVVTIERSKSKITVTSEVPFSKRYLKYLTKKYLKKNNLRDWLRVVANSKESYELRYFQINQDEEEEEEED